The following coding sequences are from one Panicum hallii strain FIL2 chromosome 5, PHallii_v3.1, whole genome shotgun sequence window:
- the LOC112894397 gene encoding uncharacterized protein LOC112894397: protein METVAANGGREAARTSYGKRDGQQAGVGVGCGQCFQMPLHYPRYSREDYEAMPEWQLDRLLSEYGLPATGTIQQKRTYAMGAFLWGGGNH, encoded by the coding sequence ATGGAGACGGTGGCGGCGAACGGCGGGCGGGAGGCGGCGAGGACGTCGTACGGGAAGAGGGACGGCCAGCAGGCCGGCGTGGGCGTGGGGTGCGGGCAGTGCTTCCAGATGCCGCTGCACTACCCGAGGTACAGCCGGGAGGACTACGAGGCCATGCCCGAGTGGCAGCTCGACCGCCTCCTCTCCGAGTACGGCCTGCCCGCCACCGGCACCATCCAGCAGAAGCGCACCTACGCCATGGGCGCTTTCCTCTGGGGCGGCGGCAACCACTGA